The genomic window GTAGAGGAGAGAATATAATCATCACGAACATTTTTAGAAGCATTGAGATCCGCGTGGGTCTGGTGTCCACAGTTTTTACACTGGAACCTAGACTTATGGCGATTTGTCCTTTTAATATACTTACAAACATTACACTTTTGGGACGTGTATCTAGGGTCTTGATGTACCACTCGTTTCCCCAAAGCTTCTGCCTTATAAGCTAAGAATTGTTCTTGCTGATAGAAAGCCCAACTACCCAACCATTTATTCATTTTCTTGCCGCGTCGCTGGGTGCGAATGCTGGACAAATCTTCAAGCACAAAAACCGCAACCGAGGGTTGTTTAGCTAGCTTTTTACTTACACACGGAATAATCTATAGAGTCTAGTTGACTTAACATTTGTTTATTTTAAACCTCTAATTTAGAGAGCCTTTAAAGCATTTTGCTGCTAAACTTAACTCTCTCATAACTTTTATATGTTTTGTCAATACGCGCTCCTCAATGAAAATATTGTCTTCCTCTCATGCTAAACACTGTCTTGGTTACCAGATCATATTTTGCCCAAAGTACCGTAATCAGGTTCTTGAAGGAGCAATAGAGGTAGAACTAAAACGAATTCTTGGTGAAACTTGCCAAACTTACGGATGGACACTTCATGTGATTGAGATAATGCCCGACCATGTTCATGTATTTGTACAGGCAGACCATACAACAGCACCAGTAGAGATTGCTAAAACAATGAAATCAATCTCTGCCGTGCATATATTCAGCACATTTAAGGATTTGAAAAAGCGTAGATTTTGGGGTTCTGGGTTGTGGAGCGATGGGACATTCTACTCGTCTGTCGGTGGTGCGTCAGAGGAGGCAGTCAACCAATATATTGCAACTCAGAAACAACGCGGATAATGTCACTAAGTTGCAAAACGCTGTAAATGTTAAACATTTTTGGCGTTGCTGATTAGATGTATGAATCTTGGTGTAGAGACGTTGCAATGCAACTTTTTAGAAAGGTTTTGAAATCATCCAAAATCATTTTCATATCTGAATTCAGCAACGCCAGAATTGGTATTAGCAGTGATGGATTGATTAAGGAGAAAGCTTAATTACTAGATTTTTATGATGTGGCTTTCTGCTTACGGCTAAGTACCTTGCTTGCTCCTAGCATAGCACCAAGTGCCAACACAGCTAGCCCCATTCTAGGTTCAGGAACAACAGTGCTATCTTCAGTGAAAGCTAAAAAGCCAGCCCCATTCAACCCACCTGTACCGGCAGGAACAAAGGTGTCAAGAAAAGCTCCTGTCTTGCCGTCGTAACGCAACACATTGTTACTATTTAAACCACTAACGTAGAGGTTGCCGTCGGTACCGAAGATTGGCTTGACAGGATCATTGAGTCCACCACTGCCAGCTGGGACAAAAGTGTCGATAAAGGCTCCTGTCTTACCGTTAAAGCGCGAAATATTGTTAGCTTTAAAGTTAGCAACGTAGAGATTGCCGTCTGGGCCAAAGGTCAAGCCACCAGCTTCTGACCCTTTTTCTTCTGTAGCAAAAGTATCGATAAAAGCTCCTGTTTGCCCATTGTACCTTAAGACACTATCAGTCAGACTACTACTAACGTAGAGGTTCCCGTCTGAACCAAAGCTCAAACTAAAAGGTGCACTGAGTCCGCCGCTACCTGAAGGGACAAAAGTGTCAATAAAAGCTCCTGTTTTCCCGTTATAGCGTAGAACACTATTACTAGTGCGGCTGTTAATACTGGTAACGTAGAGGTTGCTGTCAGGCCCAAAAACCAAGTCTTCAGGTGTATCTAGTCCACCACTAAGAGAAGGAACAAAGGTACTAATGAAATTTCCTGTTTTTCCGTCGTAACGTTGGACGCTACCGCTCAAAATACTACTAACATACAGATTTTTATCGGGTCCAATAGTTAAACCAGTTGCTCCCTTTAGTCCGCCACTACCTGAAGGAACGAAGTCATCAATGAATTCTCCCGTTTTTTCGTCGTAGCGCAGAACGGAGTTATTATTATAACTCCCGACTAAAAGCGCTGCATTAGCTCTTGGGGCTATCCACCCTAGTAATGCAAAGCTTATTAGTGGGAGGCTGATATAACAAAAGTTGAAAAATCTCATAATTTTGTTAGCTCCTACAACCATAATTACTTAGTACAGTTAATCATAAATTTGTAACCTATCCTTGTTGGTTCTTAACTTTGGTTGTAAGCAAAAGTAATTTAGATGCGTTTGCCCTGCTTTGGCTGCCTCAACGGATAAATTTCCTTAACCCAAGCGTATTGGTATTTTAGTGTGGTAACAATAACTTGTGCATTACAAAAACCATTCTTGGTAAAAAATATCTCCTAATCTTTCACCCAACTTCTAGCGAAAGAAAGAGTTTCAGGCTGAGTATCTCTGTAATCATGAATGCGGACAAGTGTTAACCTGCTGAATAACTGATATGCCGCAATATTTCGGAAAACTACCCACTACTAACCAACCTTGGACAACTGTTAGCAAT from Nostoc sp. UHCC 0926 includes these protein-coding regions:
- a CDS encoding Vgb family protein, whose product is MRFFNFCYISLPLISFALLGWIAPRANAALLVGSYNNNSVLRYDEKTGEFIDDFVPSGSGGLKGATGLTIGPDKNLYVSSILSGSVQRYDGKTGNFISTFVPSLSGGLDTPEDLVFGPDSNLYVTSINSRTSNSVLRYNGKTGAFIDTFVPSGSGGLSAPFSLSFGSDGNLYVSSSLTDSVLRYNGQTGAFIDTFATEEKGSEAGGLTFGPDGNLYVANFKANNISRFNGKTGAFIDTFVPAGSGGLNDPVKPIFGTDGNLYVSGLNSNNVLRYDGKTGAFLDTFVPAGTGGLNGAGFLAFTEDSTVVPEPRMGLAVLALGAMLGASKVLSRKQKATS
- a CDS encoding transposase, whose protein sequence is MIPCVSKKLAKQPSVAVFVLEDLSSIRTQRRGKKMNKWLGSWAFYQQEQFLAYKAEALGKRVVHQDPRYTSQKCNVCKYIKRTNRHKSRFQCKNCGHQTHADLNASKNVRDDYILSSTHGTEEQESVNAPCVSGNFVS
- the tnpA gene encoding IS200/IS605 family transposase, which produces MKILSSSHAKHCLGYQIIFCPKYRNQVLEGAIEVELKRILGETCQTYGWTLHVIEIMPDHVHVFVQADHTTAPVEIAKTMKSISAVHIFSTFKDLKKRRFWGSGLWSDGTFYSSVGGASEEAVNQYIATQKQRG